The Candidatus Omnitrophota bacterium genome contains the following window.
CGAATCCCGGAAGATTCGCCTCTTCACTTTCCGGACCGATTATCTTCAGCTCGATATCGAATTTCTTGCCTAGTATCGAAAGAGGTTCCCGCAATAAACTCAGATATTTCAAATTTGAACCCGTTCCGCACCAGCCGATACAAAAGCCGTTCTTATCCTTTCCCGGATCCGGACCCGGCTTCCATTTATCGGTATCGATCGAGGTGGGGATCAAAAATACGTTTTTATTTAACTTCAAAGCATAATCTCTTAAATGATGGCTGCCGGCGATAACCGCGTCGCTAACCTCTATTATGGTCCTCGTCACATGTTCGGGAGGGTTTAAATAGATCGCGTCGTCGAAATGAAAGATTATTTTTCTCTTCAAGACTCTTTTCGCAAAAAGATATAGTCGGAATACCGCCCTATCGAAAAAACCTCTCCAGGGTATGCCGCGCTGGATGAATATTATGTCGCCTTTCCCGCCGGTTAATACCGCAAAAGATTTTTTAAGCAGATTTTTAATGAGTAAATACTTTTCTCTGGCGTAATCCAGGGGTTTGCCATAGGGGAAAACAGAGTGAGAAATGCAGGTCCTTATGCCTTCCTCAGACAAAGCTCCCGCTAAATAATAACAGTTATACCTGCTCGCGGGATTAGCCATATTCCCTTCCGGGAAAAATATGACTTTATATTTAGTTTTGACCTTAAGTTTTTTGGCGGCATAAAGATCGTAGAGTTCTTCTATTTTATTAATCATGATCCCTGCGCTGAATTTCTCGTGATATAACTTCTCGCTCTCCTTTGCCATTTTTTTCGCCCTGGGCGGGTCCTTCAACAGGGCGATAATCGCTTTTGCCATGGCGCCGGGGTCTTTCGGAGGGACTAAAACCCCGTTTATCCCGTCAGAAACCGCTTCGACATTTCCGCCTACTCTGGTTGCGATCACAGGCAATCCGGATCCCATCGCCTCCGTTAAAGCGCTCGAAAAACCTTCCCTTTCCGCCGATGCTAAAACGAAGACATCCATTATCGATAAGGCGTCTTGCGGATCCATCAAAAAACCCGTAAAGACCACTTTATCCTTAATTTGAAGCGTATCCGCTAAATTTTCCAATTCCCGCCTTTGCCCGCCGTCCCCGGCGATCAAAAACTTTACACGATCGACCGACTTGGCCGTTTCGGCGGCCGCCCTGATAAAATATTCTACCCCCTTGACCGGCTCGAGCCTCGCTACCGTACCTATGACTTTGTCGCCTTCTTTTATGCCCCATCCGGACCTTAGCGTAGCTTCCGGATGAGAGGGGGGTTTTATCCTTCCGCCGTTACGGATCACGGTTATCTTCCCGGGATCTATCCTTTCCGTCCGTACTACAAACTCCCTTACCGCATCGGAAACGCAGATTATCTTATCCGAAAACAAGGAAAGTACCCGTTCCGTCAACCGGTGTTTAAATTTAAGGTCGTAATAAGTGCTCGAGATCTTCGTGAAGATTATCGGTACCCGGGCGATGACGGCTGCCAAACGGGCAAATGTGCTCGCGAAATAGCCGTGGGTATGGAGGATATCCACCCTGTCTTTCCGCATTAAACAGGCGAGTCTTAAAATATTTACCGGGTTATGATAGGTCCTTAAATTCAAGACCCTGACGTCGCAGCCGTTCCTGATCAGCTCATCCGCGATCGCCCCGCCTTCAGCGAGGCAATAGACCTTGACATCATATTTATCTTTATTTAAGCCCTGCGCAACGGTCGAAACCATCTTCTCGATGCCGCCGATGCGCAAATTTTCCACTGCCTGGACCACTGTTATCTTTTTCATATTTTCAAATACGAGAAAATTTCTTTCATCCTGTGGACATAAGTATGTTTTTCCAATACTTTTTTATAGCCGTTCTCCGAGATCTTCCTGCGTTCTTCGGGGTGGGTTAAATAATACTTGGCCAGGTCCCTTAATTCATCGCCGTCTTTATAACAGACCAAATCCTCCCTATCGGAAAATAAGGCCAGAATGTCTTTTTTCCTGTCCACTAATTGGAATGTCCCGCAGGCAAGTATCTCGAATGTCCGGGCGTTTGTCATATGAATATTATCCCCGCCGATTTTTTCTCCGTATTCGCCGAAATGACCGACAGAATTCAAGGCGATCTTCGCGCTATTATATAATTTTACCCAATCGCAGGGAGGCAAGGGGCCGCCCCTTATGCTCCTCCTTAAAACGGATGATGCCCCGATTTTCTGGTGGCGCTCATCCCAAGTCCAGATACCAAGCGGAAGATCTGCCAGGTTCCCGAAGAGACTTATCCTCTCCGGATACAAAGAGCCGATAAATACTATGTCATCATTAAACCTGAGCTTATCCTTTTCATCCAATACCAGGGGTTTATGGATATCGGGCTCGCAAGCGAGCGGAAGCCACTTAACATGCGTAATTCCGTTTTCCAGGTATTTTTCCAACGCATCCGTCCCGTTTACAAAAAAATGATCGTATGCCTTAGCAACTTTTAAACCGTGATCTAATTCTTTAGGATAATCTACAAACCAATTAACTGCGATCAAGCCTAAATTTTTCTTTATTTCTATGATCGTCTGCGGCAGGATGGTCTGTCCCTGGACAACGAATAGGATATCCGGCTTGAAGGACTTAGCTTGTTCATAGAGAAGCCTATTGATCCTATGCGTGTCCCAGTCGTGTAAAGCCGGGAGCCTCTTCCTGATCCCAAAAGGCAAAAGATAGTCCCTGAAGTCAAAGACCTGCACGCAATGGCCCAATTTTTTAAGAGCGAGTTCGACATATCCGCCATTTTCTATAAACCGTTTATTGGAAGAGGCGCATAACAATACCTTCATTTATTACACCTTC
Protein-coding sequences here:
- a CDS encoding glycosyltransferase, which codes for MKKITVVQAVENLRIGGIEKMVSTVAQGLNKDKYDVKVYCLAEGGAIADELIRNGCDVRVLNLRTYHNPVNILRLACLMRKDRVDILHTHGYFASTFARLAAVIARVPIIFTKISSTYYDLKFKHRLTERVLSLFSDKIICVSDAVREFVVRTERIDPGKITVIRNGGRIKPPSHPEATLRSGWGIKEGDKVIGTVARLEPVKGVEYFIRAAAETAKSVDRVKFLIAGDGGQRRELENLADTLQIKDKVVFTGFLMDPQDALSIMDVFVLASAEREGFSSALTEAMGSGLPVIATRVGGNVEAVSDGINGVLVPPKDPGAMAKAIIALLKDPPRAKKMAKESEKLYHEKFSAGIMINKIEELYDLYAAKKLKVKTKYKVIFFPEGNMANPASRYNCYYLAGALSEEGIRTCISHSVFPYGKPLDYAREKYLLIKNLLKKSFAVLTGGKGDIIFIQRGIPWRGFFDRAVFRLYLFAKRVLKRKIIFHFDDAIYLNPPEHVTRTIIEVSDAVIAGSHHLRDYALKLNKNVFLIPTSIDTDKWKPGPDPGKDKNGFCIGWCGTGSNLKYLSLLREPLSILGKKFDIELKIIGPESEEANLPGFENVKIAYQPWDLDDEIEAISKFDVGIMPLYDGEAERGKCGLKLLLYMSLGIPAIGSAVGENRHIIRDGENGFLASDGKEWVEKLKALITDDDLRERFSFEGRRTVLERYSLKENGGKLAQIIKDLSAK
- a CDS encoding glycosyltransferase gives rise to the protein MKVLLCASSNKRFIENGGYVELALKKLGHCVQVFDFRDYLLPFGIRKRLPALHDWDTHRINRLLYEQAKSFKPDILFVVQGQTILPQTIIEIKKNLGLIAVNWFVDYPKELDHGLKVAKAYDHFFVNGTDALEKYLENGITHVKWLPLACEPDIHKPLVLDEKDKLRFNDDIVFIGSLYPERISLFGNLADLPLGIWTWDERHQKIGASSVLRRSIRGGPLPPCDWVKLYNSAKIALNSVGHFGEYGEKIGGDNIHMTNARTFEILACGTFQLVDRKKDILALFSDREDLVCYKDGDELRDLAKYYLTHPEERRKISENGYKKVLEKHTYVHRMKEIFSYLKI